The Tenuifilum thalassicum genome includes the window CTATAGCTATGTTGAAAACCCATTTACACCTGAAGCACACTTCAACTTTGACCTTTTCAAAAAGCATGTTCACGCTGCGCAACGCATCATGGACGATATAATTGATCTTGAACTTGAGAAGATAGATGCCATTCTCGATAAGATTGCAAAAGACCCAGAAGATGATGAAATTAAATCGGTAGAGCGCAACCTTTGGCTTAAAATCCGTCGCAAAACCATCGAAGGCCGTCGTACTGGCATAGGGATAACAGCCGAAGGCGATATGCTTGCAGCGCTTGGCTTACAGTATGGCTCAGAAAATGCCACCGATTTTTCAGTTGTAGTTCATAAAACCCTGGCCATAGAGGCCTACCGTTCTTCGGTTTACACGGCAAAAGAACGTGGCGCTTTCCCTATTTATGATGCCCAACGTGAAAAGGACAATCCATTTATAAACAGGCTGAAAGCCGAGGACGAAGAGCTATACAAGGAGATGACAACCTATGGCCGTCGAAATATCGCCTTGCTTACAATTGCTCCAACAGGAACAACCAGTTTGATGACACAAACCACCTCAGGTATAGAGCCTGTATTTATGCCCTACTATAAGCGCCGTAGAAAAGTAAATCCAAACGATAAAAACGTAAAAGTTTCATTCGTTGACAAGGCTGGCGACTCTTGGGAGGAGTTTAATGTATTCCATCATAAGTTCTTGACCTGGATGGAGGTTAACGGATATAACCCTGAGGAAGTTAAAAACTATAGCGAGGAGCAAATTCAGGAGTTGATAAAGAAATCACCATACTATGGTGCTACATCAAGCGATGTGGACTGGGTAAATAAGGTTCGCATGCAGGGTGCCATTCAAAAGTGGGTTGACCATTCTATTAGCGTTACGGTTAACCTTCCTGAGAATATTACCGAAGAAATGGTTGCAAAGGTTTATGAAACTGCCTGGGAAAGTGGTTGCAAAGGATGTACAGTTTATCGTGAAGGTTCACGCGATGGCGTTTTGGTTTCAAATAAAAAGGAGGAGAATAAAAACAACAACTCTCCATTTCCAAATAAACGCCCCCCAGTATTAGAGTGTGATGTTATTCGTTTTAAAAACAATCACGAGGACTGGGTAGCCTTTGTTGGTTTATACGATGGGCGCCCCTATGAAATATTCACAGGACTCATTGAGGACGATGTTTTACCTGTCCCAAAATCGGTTAAAAAAGGTAGAATCCTTAAAATTAAAGACGAAAACGGCAGCAGATACGACTTCCAGTACGTTGATAAGTATGGCTACACCAATACGATGGGTGGCTTATCACACATGTTCAACAAAGAATATTGGAATTACGCCAAACTTATTTCTGGCGTACTCCGTAACGGTATGCCAATTCCCGATGTGGTTAACCTTGTTTCATCGTTAAGGCTCGACAATGAGAGCATCAACTCATGGATTGCGGGTGTTGAAAGAGCCCTACGCCGCTACATTCCCGATGGCACTAAGGCTAAACCAGGTAAAAAATGCCCAGAGTGTGGCGCAGAGTCACTTGTTTACCAAGAGGGTTGCCTTACCTGTCAAAACTGTGGCCATTCAAAATGCGGATAATCAGATTTAGAATATTTTAAACTACAGGGGGATACACATCCCCCTTTTTTTATAAAAAGAAGGCTGCCTATTTTCAAGACAGCCTCCATACCAAGTAAGTGAAAACCTAACCACTATGAAAACAACTCGGCACCATTAGCTATTACACAGGTAATAATATCGGGAGTATTACCTTGTGGTGTTTTGTAATGCAACTTAACTTGTTCTATGAATTGATCTATATGAGTATTTCTCACCAGATTTATTGTGCAGCCACCAAAACCACCACCCATCATTCTTGAACCTAAAACATAATCGAGAGGTTCGGTAATATCAACTAGTTTATCGAGTTCGGGACAGCTAACCTCATACTTCTCCTTCAATCCATAGTGTGACTGATACAAAAGCCTTCCAAAAAGTTGAAAGTCTTTATTTTGTAAAGCTTCACCAGCTTGTTTAACTCTTAAGTTCTCCTCCACCACATAGGAGCACCTATCCCAAACTTTTTTATCGAACTCACTTTTATGCTCATTTAGCACATCAAGACTTACATCACGTAAGGATGAAATATTAGCGTTGTACTTTTTAAGGATATCCACTCCAACCTGACACTCATTTCTTCGAATATTATACTTCGATGATGCCAAAGAGTGCTTAACTCCTGTATTAACAAGGATGATGGAAAAATTATCTGTTCTAAGTTCAAAGGGCTCAAACTCTAGGCTTCGGCAGTCTAACTTAAGCACATGGTTCTTTTTACCATGCAAGGAAGCAAACTGGTCCATTATGCCACATTTAACACCAGCATACTCGTGCTCTGCCTTTTGCCCAATAAGGGCAAGCTGCATTGGAGTAAAGCCTAAACTAAAAATATGGTTAAGGGCAAATGCCAAACCACTTTCAATTGCAGCCGATGACGATAACCCTGCACCAATAGGCACATTACCTCCAAATACGCAATCGAATCCCGGAATGTCCTTCCCATAACCAACCATCTGAGAAATTACCCCTAAAAGGTAGTTTGCCCATCGCGATTTTGAAGGCGAAATTAAATCAGTTGTCGTAGTAAAGCTTTTATTTAAATCAAAAGCATGAAAACGATAAACGTTTTGCCCATTTGGCTTAATGGCAAAATACACATACCTGTCAATTGCTGCTGGCATTACAAATCCATCATTATAATCGGTATGTTCGCCAATCAGGTTTACTCTCCCTGGAGCCCTAAATATTACTGGTTCTGCACCAAAACGATCCTTAAAAGCATCAACAATTTTTTCAACCATCATTATTCTAAGATTATTACCAATCCACTACGCTGATTAACTTTAAATGTATGTTTTTCGTTCTTTTTAGTTTTCACAGATGTTTTCACTAATTCATCATCGGAATTACCTTCTGAAATAACTGTCATTTTGTAATCCTTATCGTCTAAAAAGTTTAGGTTGATATTAAACTCATGCCCTTCATCGGCTGTCATGCAACCAATATACCACTTGTTGCCTTTTTTTCTGGCTATGGCAATATGTTTCCCAACTTCGCCTTCAATTGGTAACGTCATATCCCAATTAACTGGGACCTTTGATAAAAAGCCAAGAGCAATGCTATCATTTTCGTAAAGAGTTGGCGAATCGGCAAGCATTTGAACACCTCCATGGTAAACCACATACATAGCCATTTGTTGTGCACGGGTAGTCATGGAATGCGGGTTATCCCAAGACTTTTCAAATTTATCTGGAGATACATGTCGCATTGAGCCAGGTGTATAATCCATTGGTCCAACCACGTTTCTAACAAAAGGTATGGTTAAATTGTGAGTTGGTGTACATTTATCGGAAAACTTGTTGTACTCAAGACCAAGCACACCTTCGATATTAACAATGTTGGGATAGGTTCTATTTATGCCTGTTGGCTTATACATACCATGTAGGTTAAGCAACAGTTTTCGCTTTGCACACTCTTGAGCCAACCGGTTCACGAAATCTACAATTCTCTGGTCGGTGCGGTCAAAAAAATCGACCTTTAACCCAGAAACGCCCATTTTACTGAACATATCGAGATTTGCTGTAAAATTTTTATCGATGGTATTCCACATTGCCCAAATAAACACGCCTACCCCCTTGCTTTTGGCATAATCTATCACCTCTGCAAGATCGAGGTTAGGGTTAACCCGTTCGAAACTCCATAGCTTTGTCCAACCATCATCAATATTGATATACTCAATACCATTTTTAGCGGCAAAATCAATCATGTACTTGTAAGTTTGGGTATTGATTCCTGCTTCAAAATCAACTCCCTGAAGGTTCCAATTGTGGTACCAGTCCCAAACTACTTTACCAGGTTTAACCCAGCTAAAATCCATTTTAGGGTCATCGGCAAGGAGATAAACAAGGTTGTTTTGTAGTATCTCGGCATCGTTATTGGCAATCATTATCACGCGCCAAGGGAAGCTACGTTTACCATCGGACTTTGCAATGTAGTCCTCAGCCTTCTTGACAACCATTCTTGATATTTGTGGCCATTTAACAAGATGCAACCTACCTGGAAGTTGTTGTTTCTCCTTTTTAGGATATTTTGGGAAAACAGTCTTAAAAACATCATCGCCTTCCTTTTGCATGAACATTCCAGGATACTCAAAGAGGTTTGATTCCGAGATTACGACAAGTTCCCCATTTGGGGTTTTAAACATAAATGGCGTAAGGGCAAACTTGTCCTTATCAATACTTTCTAAAGGTTTAGGCAGGTAGTTAACTTCAAATGGGGTAAGGAAACCACTAACTTCAGGGAAGTATACCGTGCAATTAGCTGGTAGATTAAACCGATTTGGCT containing:
- a CDS encoding adenosylcobalamin-dependent ribonucleoside-diphosphate reductase, with protein sequence MSKENTLMEQKTKQKVKSYTFDEAYEASVKYFKGDEMAAKVWVSKYALKDSFGTIFELTPNDMHRRLAKEIARIEKNYPNPMTEEEIFDLLKDFRYIVPQGGPMTGIGNKYQIASLSNCFVIGNNNADSYGGIMKVDEEQVQLMKRRGGVGHDLSHIRPKGSPVLNSALTSTGVVPFMERYSNSTREVAQDGRRGALMLTISIKHPDSEEFIDAKMEAGKITGANVSVKIDDEFMRAVVEGKPYIQQYPIDSPNPKFRKEINARELWKKIIHNAWKSAEPGVLFWDTVTRESVPDCYADLGYRTVSTNPCGEIPLCPYDSCRLLALNLYSYVENPFTPEAHFNFDLFKKHVHAAQRIMDDIIDLELEKIDAILDKIAKDPEDDEIKSVERNLWLKIRRKTIEGRRTGIGITAEGDMLAALGLQYGSENATDFSVVVHKTLAIEAYRSSVYTAKERGAFPIYDAQREKDNPFINRLKAEDEELYKEMTTYGRRNIALLTIAPTGTTSLMTQTTSGIEPVFMPYYKRRRKVNPNDKNVKVSFVDKAGDSWEEFNVFHHKFLTWMEVNGYNPEEVKNYSEEQIQELIKKSPYYGATSSDVDWVNKVRMQGAIQKWVDHSISVTVNLPENITEEMVAKVYETAWESGCKGCTVYREGSRDGVLVSNKKEENKNNNSPFPNKRPPVLECDVIRFKNNHEDWVAFVGLYDGRPYEIFTGLIEDDVLPVPKSVKKGRILKIKDENGSRYDFQYVDKYGYTNTMGGLSHMFNKEYWNYAKLISGVLRNGMPIPDVVNLVSSLRLDNESINSWIAGVERALRRYIPDGTKAKPGKKCPECGAESLVYQEGCLTCQNCGHSKCG
- the galK gene encoding galactokinase, coding for MMVEKIVDAFKDRFGAEPVIFRAPGRVNLIGEHTDYNDGFVMPAAIDRYVYFAIKPNGQNVYRFHAFDLNKSFTTTTDLISPSKSRWANYLLGVISQMVGYGKDIPGFDCVFGGNVPIGAGLSSSAAIESGLAFALNHIFSLGFTPMQLALIGQKAEHEYAGVKCGIMDQFASLHGKKNHVLKLDCRSLEFEPFELRTDNFSIILVNTGVKHSLASSKYNIRRNECQVGVDILKKYNANISSLRDVSLDVLNEHKSEFDKKVWDRCSYVVEENLRVKQAGEALQNKDFQLFGRLLYQSHYGLKEKYEVSCPELDKLVDITEPLDYVLGSRMMGGGFGGCTINLVRNTHIDQFIEQVKLHYKTPQGNTPDIITCVIANGAELFS
- a CDS encoding glycoside hydrolase family 97 protein, translated to MKKFSIYLTLQLIALVVFGQSYKLQSPNGKVYASIEVKDGLSYAVFNDGNPIVEHSTIAMKANLFDEKAFSDKHRAAYDSSNVMVTPTWGTYAQLQDHYNQLTLSYENGLSVQFRCYNDGFAWRLLTTFDNEIIVFDEPNRFNLPANCTVYFPEVSGFLTPFEVNYLPKPLESIDKDKFALTPFMFKTPNGELVVISESNLFEYPGMFMQKEGDDVFKTVFPKYPKKEKQQLPGRLHLVKWPQISRMVVKKAEDYIAKSDGKRSFPWRVIMIANNDAEILQNNLVYLLADDPKMDFSWVKPGKVVWDWYHNWNLQGVDFEAGINTQTYKYMIDFAAKNGIEYINIDDGWTKLWSFERVNPNLDLAEVIDYAKSKGVGVFIWAMWNTIDKNFTANLDMFSKMGVSGLKVDFFDRTDQRIVDFVNRLAQECAKRKLLLNLHGMYKPTGINRTYPNIVNIEGVLGLEYNKFSDKCTPTHNLTIPFVRNVVGPMDYTPGSMRHVSPDKFEKSWDNPHSMTTRAQQMAMYVVYHGGVQMLADSPTLYENDSIALGFLSKVPVNWDMTLPIEGEVGKHIAIARKKGNKWYIGCMTADEGHEFNINLNFLDDKDYKMTVISEGNSDDELVKTSVKTKKNEKHTFKVNQRSGLVIILE